TGTTCTCATTCACGCACCTTTCTAAGGTAGTTCTTCAAAACCTCCGCCTCAGGCATGTGACCATCGCCCCGACCCAGCTAGAGAAGTTCTGGGTCTCTATCAAGGATAACATACGAGAGAACATACCGCCTATGGAGGTGACATTCGCACACGGGAGACAgtttacaaacacattaaagaaGCTCAGTCTTGACAAcgttactttaaatgaaacacttaatatacagCAGTGTGATCAACTACAAGAACTATGGCTGGACACGTTAACATTTTCTGACGACTTCCGCCTGGACCTGTCCTCATTCACGCACCTTTCTAAGGTAGTTCTTCAAAACCTCCGCCTCAGGCATGTGACCATCGCCCCGACCCAGCTGGAGACGTTCTGGGTCTCTATCACGGATAACATACGAGAGAACATACCGCCTATGGAGGTGACATTCGCACACGGGAGACAgtttacaaacacattaaaggAGCTCAGTCTTGACAAcgttactttaaatgaaacacttaatatacagCAGTGTGATCAACTACAAAAACTATGGCTGGACACGTTAACATTTTCTGACGACTTCCACCTGGACCTGTCCTCATTCACGCACCTTTCTGAGGTAGTTCTTCAAAACCTCCGCCTCAGGCATGTGACCATCGCCCCGACCAAGCTGGAGAAGTTCTGTGTCTTTATCAAGGATAACATACGAGAGAACATACCGCCTATGGAGGTGACATTCGCACACGGGAGACAgtttacaaacacattaaagaaGCTCTGTCTTGTCAAcgttactttaaatgaaacacttaatatacagCAGTGTGATAAACTACAAGAACTATGGCTGGACACGTTAACATTTTCTGACTACTTCCGCCTGGACCTGTCCTCATTCACGCACATTTCTAAGATAGTTCTTCAAAACCTCCGCCTCAGGCATGTGACCATCGCCCCGACACAGCTGGAGAAGTTCTGGGTCTCAATCAAGGATAACATACGAGAGAACATACCGCCTATGGAGGTAACATTCGCACACGGGAGACAgtttacaaacacattaaaggAGCTCTGTCTTGACAAcgttactttaaatgaaacacttaatatacagCAGTGTGATCAACTACAAAAACTATGGCTGGACACGTTAACATTTTCTGACGACTTCCACCTGGACCTGTCCTCATTCACGCACCTTTCTGAGGTAGTTCTTCAAAACCTCCGCCTCAGGCATGTGACCATCGCCCCGACCCAGCTGGAGAAGTTCTGTGTCATTATCAAGGATAACATACGAGAGAACATACCGCCTATGGAGGTGACATTCGCACACGGGAGACAGTTTTCAAACACATTAAAGAAGCTCAGTCTTGACAAcgttactttaaatgaaacacttaatatacagCAGTGTGATAAACTACAAGAACTATGGCTGGACACGTTAACATTTTCTGACGACTTCCGCCTGGACCTGTCCTCATTCACGCACCTTTCTAATGTAGTACTTCAACACCTCAAACCAAGGCAGGTGACCATAGACCCGACCCAGCTGGAGCAGTTCTGGGTCTCAATCTATGCTAACATGCGAGGGAACATACCGCTTATGGAGGTGACATTCGCAGAAGGGAGACAgtttacaaacacattaaaggAGCTCTGTCTTGACAAcgttactttaaatgaaacacttaatatacagCAGTGTGATAAACTACAACAACTATGGCTGGACACGTTAACATTTTCTGACGACTTCCGCCTGGACCTGTCCTCATTCACGCACCTTTCTAATGTAGTACTTCAACACATCAAACTAAGGCAGGTGACCATAGACCCGACCCAGCTGGAGCAGTTCTGGGTCTCAATCTATGCTAACATGCGAGAGAACATACCGCTTATGGAGGTGACATTCGCAGAAGGGAGACAGTTTACAAACAGACTACGAGTGCTCAGCCTTGACAAcgttactttaaatgaaacacttaatatacagCAATGTGATAAACTACAAAAACTACAGTTAAACACattaacattttctgacaaCTTTCACCTGGACTTGTCGTCCTTTACGGCACTCACTATGCTATCACTGACTAACCACCGCCACCAGCATGAGACTTTTCTCACGGTCCCGCGGAAGGAGTTCTGGGTCTCCATCAAGAAATACATGCGAGAGAATATACCGCCCACGGAAGTGATATTCACACAAAAGGGCCACTTCACAAACAAACTTCGAGAGCTCCGTCTATACAACGCTACTTTAAATGAGAACCTTAATATTCAGCAGTGCGATAAACTACAGCAACTACGATTGGGCAAATTATTATATCCTGAGGACGGCAACCAGGACCTTTCCTTCTCCTGTACGGACCTCACTGTGGTAACACTACAGAACCTCAGCCTCCATCATTTGATCATCGTCCCGACCCAGCTCGAGAAATCATGGGTGCTTGTCAGCAATAACCTTTCGAAGATGATACCGCACATTCAAGAAGCATTACAGAGCGACGgacaaattacaaatatatctcAAATATATCGCTCGGAGGGATTCGCGTATATTAGCTAAGTTATTCAAATGAACACAAGTTTGTTACTACATAAGTTGACTctcagttttatttgaaacgTGTTGAAATTGGAAAAGTAGGAgagttatttaaaatgttagaTTGTACGAGGGGTGATAGGGAAGTTCGTAGCCTGTTCgtataactttattattattttttataaccgTGCAGTTGagatacaaaaacattttgtattttttgctgaATTATCAGTGTCCATAGAAACGCGCACCCGGAGCACGTAAAAGTTTTgcacttttaaacatttattaaatttattactACCGCATTTGAATGCGTTTTCTTTTACGTACGACTGCGCGAAATCGTCTGCTGTCCAACGTTTATGATGTCAGTTCCTGAAATTGTGACGTTTGTTATTGTTTCCTTTTGAAAGAAATGCTTATTTTAACGGCGTTGTCACTTAccatattttcaaaaccatGACGTCAACGGGCGACGTCGTGTTAAGAGCAGCCATTAAATTTTGCGTGGGTTTAGACAAGAAACAAAGTGAAAGATTGAAGATGTTACATTCCTAATACGACCAATAAATGCAGTAGGGCGCTTGTCTTTAAGTGGCACCGACGGTTTCGGTAAGGAAGGTGCTCTATAGAAGACGATCAACGATGTGGCCGGCCGTCTAAGCGGAAATATTCGATTTCAGATTAACTGAAAGATATGGTGTACAGTGACAGGCGACACACTTGGAGAAGAGTTAGCTTCTGAACTAGATATAAACTGAAAGATATGGTGTACAGTGACAGGCGACACACTTGGAGAAGAGTTAGCTTCTGAACTAGATATTTCCACTTCTACAGTGCATGAAATTTTGAACACAGAATTAGGCATGTTTAAAGTGTGCGCGCGCTGGGCGCTGAGACTCCTTCAAGATCACGAGCGGGCAACAAGGGTTTACTGTTCGCAAGAGTTCGTCCGCCCGTATGAGCATGAAGGCGAAGAATTTCTCGACCGCATAGTTACAAACCGACGAAATTTGGTTATGGCACTTCGACCCGAAGACGAAAGCCCAGTCATGTATATGGAAAACCCCGGGGACCCCTCCCCATGCTCCTATTGCACCAGATTCCCGATGGCCAGACAGGGACCGCTAGTTATTATTTGAAGGTAAGcagattattaacattttaaacattattttaactattaaaatactaagaagtttaaaaatattagaatctaataatatttttttttattcaaatgcacTGTTTTGGCGTTACTGTCAGGATTCAAAGTTTGACTTAATTTTATAACTTCAGATTCTCAGGCGTGACTTGATGCATTCATTGAAGAAGAAACCCCCCAATCTCGACCCCGAGCGCATAATATTCTAACACTCAAGGACACAGAGCTGACTCAACCCTCCTTGAAATCAACTTGCTTGGTTTAGAAATTCTTCAGCATCCACCCTACAGCCCCCATGGATTTCAGAGTTTTCCCGGAAACTATGGCAGCGCTACGAGGCGTGCGGTTTGATGACGCCAGTGAGCTTCGTATGTATACGCAAAATGTTGTTTCGTCATACGACAGTGAATGGTTCAGCTATACCTACACTATATGGTTACAGAGACATAGAAAATGCATTCAAATCCGCGTTGATTAcgttgaaaaaaatgtgactGAATCTTTGACGTTATCATGACGTCGCTTGTTGTACTCTGGCGTGCTCCGGGTACGCCGTACAGTGTTATTGTTATTTActgtaacttttttatttttctatgtaTTAACCTTATATTTATACATCGTGGACACAATATACATTaacctttaaattatatattctttCCAAGTatatagtaatttattttatttttcgagCAATAGTCTACGAACTTCCCGATCACCCTCGTATACTATAGATATTGCTAATAGTACGTTTCAAtcttgtaaaatgttttagttcattttttttaatataacatgTATTCAGAAATTGTACAAAGACACATGTTAAAAACCACTGAACATTTATGCCAAGATATGTTAATATAGTTAAATAAACTCGCTGTATTTGTATATAGagcttttaaagatgcactcttactcccgaacaagatgtaccacaattaatgcaatagttttaatttacccaaaagtattgataaatatcgacaacaatggttcttatgaaggatgctgtgtttaatttgaaagaaaggtgcagaaaacacggtatttctaccatttgagatgatagttgatcactgtaaatcatttagcactcaccaatcatttaatatttgtgcgttttcagctatttaatacacggttacaatcacattatcagtaattaatattttccacaaatgcattatttaataagtatttaaaggtttaacactcaaattttatgtttgttggACATGTGTATGTAACACTGGAGTTTCACTTtaattagaaaacaatttacTATGTcgcttaaaacatgtttgtggaCTGTATTTTTCTCAGAATTTACAAAACTGgttacaatgttaaatatatccCAAATCTAAAGAGGTCATGCATGTGTTtggaaaaaataacacaataactATTGACATATTATAGTCTGTTTTACATAgatgtattttgtttagaaCCTAATcgattgatattttaatttcaatatgcCATAATTTGTGCTCAAATGCTGTACACACCAGGTGATGCTGTATGCTCTTTCATTACATGTACTCTGAGATCGCCATGTATTTGTGAGGATGTATTATTTCTAGTCAATGATCAAGGGCCATTTTAACCCATTTCAATGTATTAATTAGGTTGAATATTTGAACTGGAAGAcaattctgttttatttatgttctgtTGATAATCTTACATATGCATGtattacattaaagttttgtgTACACACTATTTACAGTTGCCATAAAGAGTAATAGAAGTTATCGCTCTTTAAGATGTatgttaagtttgtattttaagATACATTCAATGAactataattgtaaaatatgttgagaccagttttgcatttcatgaaattaatATAGAGTgttgtatattatacaattcaTTATGagaatatgtttaatatgttaacATTATCTGCAATAAAGATATGAAATATCGATGCTCGCATTTCTTGCAAGAATCAATCAAATGCTTAAGAAACACAAactaatgaaaaacaacaaaagtatGCATGAAGCGTACTATGACGTAAGAGTTAGACAAAAACAATAggtcattctgtgagagtgcagctttaatgctgAAAATCTACTTTTCCGATGACGCTGAACATTGACTCAGTTTGCCTTGGCCTAATACTATATAACATGTGTAGATAGTAAACGTTATAGCTGAGATACTACCTATTGCTAAACAATCGATTGTGTGAAAAGTTGAGACGACAATTGCCATACACGACACTTCAACGACACTGTGTAACAGTTtccccacccccaggtccgaggcaaagcggggactttgactttcgatcCAGCAAAGCCTGGGTATAATCCTTAAATTCCTGGGCTCGAATATCTGGTAAAATCCCGGCCAAAA
This genomic stretch from Mya arenaria isolate MELC-2E11 chromosome 10, ASM2691426v1 harbors:
- the LOC128206231 gene encoding uncharacterized protein LOC128206231, with amino-acid sequence MEVTFAHGRQFTNTLKELCLVNVTLNETLNIQQCDQLQELQLDTLTFSDDFRLDLSSFTHLSKVILQNLRLRHVTIAPTQLEKFWVSIKNNIRENIPPMEVTFAHGRQFTNTLKELCLDNVTLNETLNIQQCDKLQELHLDTITFSDDFHLDLFSFTHLSKVVLQNLRLRHVTIAPTQLEKFWVSIKDNIRENIPPMEVTFAHGRQFTNTLKKLSLDNVTLNETLNIQQCDQLQELWLDTLTFSDDFRLDLSSFTHLSKVVLQNLRLRHVTIAPTQLETFWVSITDNIRENIPPMEVTFAHGRQFTNTLKELSLDNVTLNETLNIQQCDQLQKLWLDTLTFSDDFHLDLSSFTHLSEVVLQNLRLRHVTIAPTKLEKFCVFIKDNIRENIPPMEVTFAHGRQFTNTLKKLCLVNVTLNETLNIQQCDKLQELWLDTLTFSDYFRLDLSSFTHISKIVLQNLRLRHVTIAPTQLEKFWVSIKDNIRENIPPMEVTFAHGRQFTNTLKELCLDNVTLNETLNIQQCDQLQKLWLDTLTFSDDFHLDLSSFTHLSEVVLQNLRLRHVTIAPTQLEKFCVIIKDNIRENIPPMEVTFAHGRQFSNTLKKLSLDNVTLNETLNIQQCDKLQELWLDTLTFSDDFRLDLSSFTHLSNVVLQHLKPRQVTIDPTQLEQFWVSIYANMRGNIPLMEVTFAEGRQFTNTLKELCLDNVTLNETLNIQQCDKLQQLWLDTLTFSDDFRLDLSSFTHLSNVVLQHIKLRQVTIDPTQLEQFWVSIYANMRENIPLMEVTFAEGRQFTNRLRVLSLDNVTLNETLNIQQCDKLQKLQLNTLTFSDNFHLDLSSFTALTMLSLTNHRHQHETFLTVPRKEFWVSIKKYMRENIPPTEVIFTQKGHFTNKLRELRLYNATLNENLNIQQCDKLQQLRLGKLLYPEDGNQDLSFSCTDLTVVTLQNLSLHHLIIVPTQLEKSWVLVSNNLSKMIPHIQEALQSDGQITNISQIYRSEGFAYIS